In Triticum urartu cultivar G1812 chromosome 6, Tu2.1, whole genome shotgun sequence, the following proteins share a genomic window:
- the LOC125517130 gene encoding F-box/kelch-repeat protein At3g61590-like, with the protein MSTQDGEMSATLHHRPRSPLEDEDLLLEILLRLPPQPSSLPRASAVCKRWRRLVSDRGFLRRYRRHHRRSPPLLGFFRNDLRGISYTPAMEAPDLVPADRFSVHLHDAGYHFHLLSCRHGLVLISHSSRNQVLVWDPVNGDQHHIAAPLGFDMKSTPMDGAVLRVAGDAHHFRVVLVSYKQEDEQATVSIYLSETGGWSDLISTPVPGKAMDYEGMPAVLAGDSLCWLLPGDNISVILEVDLDSQSLAAIRVPTNMFAEGRLDGYASRGWRFGHTLSVRIHGRVMEEEYRLRWCCFMGAGTNY; encoded by the coding sequence aTGAGCACGCAGGACGGCGAGATGTCGGCCACCCTCCACCACCGCCCCCGCTCGCCGCTGGAAGACGAGGATCTGCTCCTCGAGAtcctcctccgcctcccgccGCAGCCGTCCTCCCTCCCCCGCGCCTCCGCCGTCTGCAAGCGCTGGCGCCGCCTCGTCTCCGACCGCGGCTTCCTCCGCCGCTACCGCCGACACCACCGCCGCAGCCCTCCCCTCCTCGGTTTCTTCCGCAACGACCTGCGAGGCATCTCCTACACGCCTGCCATGGAGGCCCCCGACCTTGTTCCCGCCGACCGCTTCTCCGTGCATCTCCACGACGCCGGCTACCACTTCCATCTCCTCAGCTGCCGCCACGGCCTCGTGCTCATCTCCCACTCGTCGCGGAACCAGGTCCTGGTGTGGGACCCCGTCAATGGCGACCAGCACCACATTGCCGCTCCCCTTGGGTTCGACATGAAAAGTACCCCGATGGACGGGGCGGTGCTTCGCGTTGCCGGCGACGCCCACCACTTCCGGGTGGTATTGGTGAGCTACAAACAGGAAGATGAACAGGCGACCGTCTCCATTTACTTGTCGGAGACCGGTGGGTGGAGTGATCTTATCTCAACGCCGGTTCCAGGCAAGGCCATGGATTATGAAGGCATGCCCGCTGTGCTGGCCGGGGATTCCCTTTGCTGGCTGCTCCCTGGGGACAATATAAGTGTAATTCTTGAAGTTGATTTGGATAGCCAGAGTCTAGCTGCGATACGGGTGCCGACGAATATGTTTGCCGAAGGAAGACTTGATGGTTATGCGAGCAGAGGGTGGCGGTTTGGGCATACTCTCTCTGTCAGAATTCACGGCCGAGTTATGGAAGAGGAATACCGACTGCGATGGTGTTGCTTCATGGGTGCTGGGACAAACTATTGA